A region from the Panicum hallii strain FIL2 chromosome 1, PHallii_v3.1, whole genome shotgun sequence genome encodes:
- the LOC112885733 gene encoding abscisic acid receptor PYL3 gives MVEIDGAVGVGGGGQAPAPAPHPRLWRLVDERCDPRALETDYVRRFHRHEPREHQCSSAVAKHIKAPVHLVWSLVRRFDQPQLFKPFVSRCEMKGNIEIGSVREVNVKSGLPATRSTERLELLDDNEHILSVRFVGGDHRLQNYSSILTVHPEVIDGRPGTLVIESFVVDVPDGNTKDETCYFVEALLKCNLKSLAEVSENRVTRDQTEPLDR, from the exons atggtgGAGATTGATGGCGCCGTGGGAGTGGGAGGAGGCGGgcaggcgccggcgccggcgccgcaccCGCGGCTGTGGCGGCTGGTGGACGAGCGGTGCGACCCGCGCGCCCTAGAGACGGACTACGTGCGGCGGTTCCACCGGCACGAGCCCCGCGAGCACCAGTGCTCCTCCGCCGTCGCCAAGCACATCAAGGCCCCCGTCCACCTC GTTTGGTCTCTGGTGAGGCGGTTTGATCAACCACAGCTTTTCAAGCCCTTTGTGAGCCGGTGTGAAATGAAAGGGAACATTGAGATCGGCAGTGTGAGGGAGGTCAATGTGAAGTCTGGGCTGCCAGCCACAAGAAGCACAGAGAGGCTGGAGCTGTTAGATGACAATGAGCACATACTCAGCGTCAGGTTCGTTGGAGGTGATCACAGGTTGCAG AACTACTCCTCCATCCTCACCGTCCACCCCGAGGTCATCGACGGCCGGCCAGGGACCCTGGTGATCGAGTCCTTCGTCGTCGACGTCCCCGACGGCAACACCAAGGACGAGACGTGCTACTTCGTGGAGGCCCTGCTCAAGTGCAACCTCAAGTCGCTCGCGGAGGTGTCGGAGAACCGTGTCACCAGGGATCAAACGGAGCCCCTTGACCGGTGA